From the genome of Xiphophorus hellerii strain 12219 chromosome 11, Xiphophorus_hellerii-4.1, whole genome shotgun sequence, one region includes:
- the camlg gene encoding guided entry of tail-anchored proteins factor CAMLG isoform X1, with protein MEAGEEKTGSVSAAQQRAEKRRRKLLLNSEDRMNRIVGFAKTEPDHSAAGLRSVEPRFHLDLDRSEPWSSPSPRPGARSHTATPERRGSPLPDFGQPRRASLEGDVGGLRHRAKASDEAGGSPRRGLHQYLSRFDDAMKLRSQLANEKPAQDGDSDVEEFDPFRVFRLVGSVLLAVFVRVFVCKYLSIFAPFLTLELAYMGLSKYFPKVEKKSKTTVLTAALLLSGIPAEVISRSMDTYRRMGDVFSDLCVYFFTFIISHEILTLFGSETP; from the exons ATGGAGGCCGGGGAGGAGAAGACGGGCTCCGTGTCTGCGGCTCAGCAACGGGCGGAGAAACGGAGGAGGAAACTGCTGCTCAACTCGGAGGACAGAATGAACAGAATCGTCGGATTCGCTAAAACCGAGCCGGATCACAGCG CAGCCGGCCTGCGTTCCGTCGAACCGCGCTTCCACCTGGACCTGGACAGGTCAGAGCCGTGGTCCTCGCCTTCGCCCAGGCCAGGCGCCCGCTCCCACACCGCCACGCCGGAGAGGCGGGGCTCTCCGCTGCCGGACTTCGGCCAGCCTCGCAGAGCGTCTCTGGAGGGCGACGTGGGAGGACTCCGCCACAGAGCGAAGGCGTCAGACGAGGCCGGCGGCTCGCCGCGCCGAGGCCTCCATCAATACTTATCTCGCTTTGATGACGCCATGAAGCTTCGGAGCCAGCTGGCCAATGAGAAGCCGGCGCAGGACGGCGATTCTGACGTAGAGGAGTTCGATCCGTTTCGGGTCTTCCGGCTGGTCGGCAGCGTCCTCCTCGCTGTTTTCGTCAGAGTTTTTGTCTGCAAGTATCTG TCAATATTTGCTCCATTTCTGACCCTTGAACTCGCCTACATGGGATTGTCAAAATACTTTCCAAAG GtggagaagaaaagcaaaaccacGGTTCTGACGGCCGCCCTGCTGCTGTCCGGCATCCCGGCCGAAGTCATCAGCCGCTCCATGGACACCTACCGCAGGATGGGCGACGTCTTCTCCGACCTCTGCGTCTACTTCTTCACCTTCATCATCTCCCACGAGATCCTGACGCTGTTCGGCTCAGAGACGCCCTGA
- the camlg gene encoding guided entry of tail-anchored proteins factor CAMLG isoform X2, whose protein sequence is MEAGEEKTGSVSAAQQRAEKRRRKLLLNSEDRMNRIVGFAKTEPDHSAGLRSVEPRFHLDLDRSEPWSSPSPRPGARSHTATPERRGSPLPDFGQPRRASLEGDVGGLRHRAKASDEAGGSPRRGLHQYLSRFDDAMKLRSQLANEKPAQDGDSDVEEFDPFRVFRLVGSVLLAVFVRVFVCKYLSIFAPFLTLELAYMGLSKYFPKVEKKSKTTVLTAALLLSGIPAEVISRSMDTYRRMGDVFSDLCVYFFTFIISHEILTLFGSETP, encoded by the exons ATGGAGGCCGGGGAGGAGAAGACGGGCTCCGTGTCTGCGGCTCAGCAACGGGCGGAGAAACGGAGGAGGAAACTGCTGCTCAACTCGGAGGACAGAATGAACAGAATCGTCGGATTCGCTAAAACCGAGCCGGATCACAGCG CCGGCCTGCGTTCCGTCGAACCGCGCTTCCACCTGGACCTGGACAGGTCAGAGCCGTGGTCCTCGCCTTCGCCCAGGCCAGGCGCCCGCTCCCACACCGCCACGCCGGAGAGGCGGGGCTCTCCGCTGCCGGACTTCGGCCAGCCTCGCAGAGCGTCTCTGGAGGGCGACGTGGGAGGACTCCGCCACAGAGCGAAGGCGTCAGACGAGGCCGGCGGCTCGCCGCGCCGAGGCCTCCATCAATACTTATCTCGCTTTGATGACGCCATGAAGCTTCGGAGCCAGCTGGCCAATGAGAAGCCGGCGCAGGACGGCGATTCTGACGTAGAGGAGTTCGATCCGTTTCGGGTCTTCCGGCTGGTCGGCAGCGTCCTCCTCGCTGTTTTCGTCAGAGTTTTTGTCTGCAAGTATCTG TCAATATTTGCTCCATTTCTGACCCTTGAACTCGCCTACATGGGATTGTCAAAATACTTTCCAAAG GtggagaagaaaagcaaaaccacGGTTCTGACGGCCGCCCTGCTGCTGTCCGGCATCCCGGCCGAAGTCATCAGCCGCTCCATGGACACCTACCGCAGGATGGGCGACGTCTTCTCCGACCTCTGCGTCTACTTCTTCACCTTCATCATCTCCCACGAGATCCTGACGCTGTTCGGCTCAGAGACGCCCTGA